CACCTCTTCGACGCGGAGGcgaagaacaaaaaggagagcccCGCCGCGGGACAGAAGCAGCCGTGCGAAACGTCCCAAGTAGTCACCTACGTGGTGAGCTCCCCAGACGGGGAAGacgcgaaggaaaaaaaaataagccaAATGAACATTGCCAAGTTCCCCCTCCTCTACCACGTGGACATTGGCAAGGTTATGAAGCTGTTTGCTTTCGATGAGCAGAGTGAacatggggagaagcagcagcaggaggaagaggaagagaaggagaCGACGCAAAGCGCAGAAgcaggggaggaaaaaaaaccaaaggtAGACCTCAACAGCGTCGCGGAGAAGTACGTGCCAGTCATTTATGGCAGCCACTTTACACACAACGCCTTTCTGAGCAACTGtgcgtttttctctttcgttttaaaaaaaaagaaaatcatcATCCCAGAGGAGATGGCCCTAATTTTGGAGCCCAACTTCACTCGCGAGTTCCCCGTTGAGAGctactcctttttaaaaaggaagttcCTACAAGAGTTCCAGGAGAAGGTTAAGTCGTGCACGACGATAAAGGATCAGCTGAACCACATCAGCCAGATGAGGTACAAGCTGTATGTGCAGCACGTGAGGAACAGCGTCTCTGGGGGGGGCAGGCGGTCCCACCTCTCCTACTATTTGTTTCAGGCCGAGCTGAACAGCCAGATGAGGAGGGGGGCTCCGAGCGGGGGGAAGGCGGTCCAGGGGGAGAAGTCTGCCGTCGGTGAGGGGGTCACTGGGGAGGAAGCTCTCACTGGTGAAGAAGCTCCCACTGGAGAAGAAGCCCCAACGGGGGAAGAAGCTCCCACTGGTGAAGCAGCCCCAACGGGGGAAGAAGCTCCCACTGGCGAAGAAGCACCAACTGGTGAAGAAGCCCCCACTGGAGAGGACGCCCCCACTGGAGAGGACGCCCCCACTGGAGAGGACGCCCCCACTGGAGAAGCAGCCCCAATGGGAGAAGACGCCACCCCTGCTGACATACCCACCGCTGACGCGGCTACGGCTGACACCCCGACCGCCGACACGGCAACCGCTAACTTGGCGACTGCGGACAAGCTGTGGAAATGCATCTTCAGCCCCCTGGACTTCTTCCACGCGAGCGAAAACATGAGCGCCTACTTCGAGTACTACAtaaatgtgaagaggaagaaaaaggggggccgCCGCCACGTTTGTAATTTGGCTATCAAGTTTGCCGGCGGTCGGAAGAGCTACGCCAACGACTACCACGGTAAGAAGTACTCGAAGCGGATGGTGGGAGGGTCTTACAGAAACAGTAGCTACTACTCCTCGGCGTAtgagatgaagaagaagccgcCCCTTCTCCCAACCCCTCTTAATGAAACGTCAAATGGGCACTCTGCTAGAGGATCCAGTGTGCATGGTGCGAAAggcgcagggggggcaaGTGCCGGCAAGGGAACAGGTAGCATGAGTAGTAAAGGAGGCCACCTCCTAAACAAGGGGTCCCCCAACGGGGTATACAAGCACGCCGTGCACAGCTCCAGCTACGGGTATGGTCACCAGGCCTCCTACGGCAGTCACAACTATGGCGGCAATAAGTacgggggaggagggggcaGCTACGGAAGCGGAAGCAACTACGGAGGTGGGAGAAGttacggggggggaggcagttACGGAGGAGGCGGCAGCTATGGAGGAGGCGGCAGCTATGGAGGAGGCGGCAGCTATGGAGGAGACGGCAGCTATGGAGGAGACGGCAGCTATGGAGGAGGCGGTAACTACGGTGGTGGCAACTATGGAGGAAGCGGTAACTacgggggaggcggcggCCACTACAACGCACACAGCTACAGCTCCCATAACAAGTTTTACCGAAGCgataaaatggggaggagcggcaCAGCGAACAGCTATGAAAACAGGAGGGACGACAAGGGGATGAAATACAATAAGAGTGACAATCAGCGATCGAACAGGAACTCCAGTGCCGCCTACCACAGTGGTCCCTACGGCAGCGGGGGGGTTggcggaggaggagatgGCGCTGGCAGCGTGTCTAGCTTCCACGAGCCAAGCAGGGCCTACGGTAGCTCCGTGCACCACGGCAGCTATGGGTACAACCGCTCGGCGAGGGGCGACGTGCGAGAGGAGTTAAGAAGTGATGCACGAGGTGACCCACGAAACGATCCGCGAGGTGACCCGCGAGGTGACCCACGAAGTGACCCGCGAGGTGACCTGCGTAACGACCCACGAAGTGACCCGCGAAACGACCCACGAAACGACCCACGAAACGACAGCAAAGGCGCCAAGCGAAGGAGAGACGACTCCTACGAGACGCGAAGAGGCCTCGCAGCGGAGAGCTACTCCCATAAGCGCTACGAGAAGAGAGGAAGGAACAGCGACTACGAGGCGAAGCACCAGATGGATGACCGAAGGAGCGACAACCACCACCGGGGGGCCAAAATAAACGCGGAGATGCAGGACCCCTACGCCTCCACGAAGGACTCCACCAACAAGTACTACGACGGCAGCAACTACTCCATCAACAGCTCCGACAAGAACGCGTGGATGATGCCTCCCCCGCCCCCAGGCGTTCCCCCCGCGTACGAGGGCCAGGCCCACCAGAAAATGGTAATCCGGAGTGAAGCGCAGTTGGCGCAGTAGGCAGCGCTGGCGCAGTAGGCAGCGTTGGCGCAGTAGGCAGCGTTGGCGCAGTAGGCAGCGTTGGCGCAGTTGGAAGGGTTGACAGAGTTGTCACCGCTGTCACCGTCGTCACCGTCGTCACCGTCGTCACCGCTGTCACCGTCGTCACCGTCGTCACCGTCGTCACCGTCCGATTGCATGACGAGCTGCTCCCCCGCCTGCACTCActtctgatttttttttttttttttttttttttttccctcccagAGGAGCTACTACAACGCGGAGGACTCCCAACAGTAATGGAAAGGCGCAGAGCGTGCGCCTGCACAGTTGCGCGCTGCTGATGCATGCTCACATCTTACTTCTACGTGCCCACTTCTCACCTCTCACCTCTCACCTCTCACCTCTCACCTCTCACCTCTCACCTCTCACCCCCCCACCGCAGCGAAAACGCATCCAATGGGCTGAACTACAATTCGGGAGAGCTCTACAACAAAAAGAGCCTTTACTCACAGAGCAGGAGTTACAGGAATAACtagaggagggggagagctAATGCCGGGGCGGAAGAAACAGCCATCGTTTCATTCGAACATATTGCCCACTGTCGAGGTGGGGGAGGATTACACGTACACCTTCCAGCGCCCCtcctctgcttctccccccccaacgtGCGTCGCTTTTACGTTAACAAAATGTAtgaattcttttttccctttgcatcaccattttgtttccAACGCCTGGGCGAGTACATACCTATGCAGCTGCCATGAAAGGAAGCATTGCGTCCACCCACTTTTTCCTCACGTTGGGGCGGCAGCTGGGGAGTTCACATTGTGAGCTTGTCTGCTGTGTGTAGTAGCGTTCCTTTGCatttcctttcttttctttttttacttttttttttttttttttgcccgttGTTTCCCGATCACAAGGTGCCCCACGTGGGCGCTCTTTGAAAGCAGGGATACGCAcgcgtgtgtgcatatgcaaaaatgtgtgcatgcaAATGGGCATAAAATAtgcgcacatgtacatacaaatgtgcatgcaaatATACACAGATACTTCTTTACTCACTCgcttattcatttatttatttatacccATGCGCTGCGCCCCCTGTGGTGCGGCCGCTCTGCAACGAATCGTAAGTTGGACGTCGCCTTCTCAgtgtgcttcttcacccACGTAGTAACGTCCACCCATGGGTGTACGTTCACATAGAACGGTTGGCAAGTTGGGGagcgttttttaaaattatgacacaggagggggaagtggtacaagaaaaaaaaaaaaaaaaaggcaacgcAATGTGCGTAATGTGCGCAATGTGAGAAGTGCATACAATGTGCGCAATGTGAGAAGTGCATACAATGTGCGCTATTTGCGCAGTGGGCGATCACGTGGCATTCTTGCGAAAAACGAGTGATGCGTAAAAGGAACGGGGGGCTGCCCACCGCTTGGCCGATTGACCGACTGTTCGAGGGGCCCACTTGCCCCCCTCAGCCCCTTACCAGACAGGACGCCCTACGAACTAATCCCGCTCCGCGATGAAGGTCAAATAGTTGTCGATCTCCTTCTCGCTGATTTGCGTAAAATTGGGGTTCGTCTTCGAAACGATCGCCATTTCTATTTCGTTGGCCTTCAAGTCAAACGCCAAAATGGTCTGCAGCGCTTCTATGGCCAAGATGATGGTGTTCTGTACATCCTCCTCCAACGTCTCTTGCtgtattttcttcttcctcttctccagCAGCCTCTCCAGTATGCTTATGCTTTCCTGCTCCTTGTTCCCGACCACGCACGCGCGGTACCCTGCGCAGAACCCCGACGGGTCGAACTTGAAAAGCCCCGGCTTGTTGTCCTCGTCCATGCCTATGATCATTCCGCCTTGGGAAGGGGGtggagcggtgaagaagtaaGGCGGTGCAACAGCAAAGCGATAAAGAAGTAATGGGTACCTTGCCAGTTGCACACGTGATGCATTCATggcaaaaggaaaggaaaaattatgacccgttcatatttttttttttaaatagccattttgtccacattttggctagctcacATGaacaaatctttttttttttttttctaaatggGCATTTTGCccacattttggctagctcacATGAacaactctttttttttttttttttttaaaatggccattttgcccccattttggctagctcacATGaacaaatcttttttttttttttttttttttaaaatggccattttgccccctttcTGGCTAGCTCTCACAAAGGGGTCATACGCAGCGGGGGGCGGCGCGCCATCCTTCTCCCCATCTCGATAACTTACTGCAAGCGTGCAGCCTCATGTAGGCGTGCTGCGTGAAGATCTGAATTTTGTCGCAGATGTTCCTGCACAAGGTTTCCACGTTAACGTTATGCCCATTGGAATAAAGGAACTCGGCGGCCTCTATCCTGGCCTTATACACCATGCTGAGGCAATCCCCAGGCATTCCCACCATGGAGCATCCGATCTCGTCGGTTATATTGTAAATGTTCGTTATGTTGTTGTAGTCTAGCAGTTTGTCCTGCGAGATGTACTgcgttgccatttttttttgggaaatgATGACGGCACAGTGTTCTCCTTTCACGCCGATGGACGTTATGTTGGTGTTCTTCACTGCTTTGATGGCGTATTCTGTGAGGGAAGTGGAGTCGAAGCGGCGAAGGTGGAGAGGTGAAGTCGCAGCGGTGGAGTCGCAGCGGTGGAGTGCAGCGGTGGAGTCGCAGCGGTGGAGTCGCAGCGGTGGCGGTGGAGAGATCATGCCGCGGAATGAAGCTGCACGTGGAAGGGACAACACATCCGGGGTGCTCCTCTCCCTTTGATACACCCCTCTacttctcctcttctttcCTCACTTACCGATCTGGTAGAGGTTCCCATCGGGGGAGAAGATAGTCAGGTGCCTATCGTACATGCTCTGCGACTGTCTCACCATGGTGGCCGTTCTCGATCGAGGAAAGTGAGGTGTGGAATGCGTTTCTTCTTATGTTTCTGCCGCTTCTCTCTCTTTACCGTGGTATGGGCAAAAAGAGCGGCAATGGTGGAGAGGCGCGTGTAAGTGGTGACCTACACTAGGTAAGCTGCCCTTGTGCTGTGCGTGTGAATGGAGCCGATCGAGCAGGTAcactcccccccctctgttggtgtgctctcctttttgtatCTCCCCCCAGAGGTGTATGCCTCGTATGGTTGCTTTATCTAATGGCGCGAGGCAACTCGGCGGAAatggaagggaagaaaaaaaaaaaaaaaacaaacaagcCTCCTATATGGGTGACAAAATAGAGAGatgaaggaaagaaaaaaaagaaacacataCGAGGGtcacaaaaaagaattgctCATTTGGCTAAACGCAGATCTGTGCACTGTGGCTTGACAGTAAGCAcgtgaagaaagaaaaaaaaaaaaaaaaaaaaaagtcgttTTCTTAATTGCATTCGCTATGCAGCTGTGCAGAGGGAAAATGGAGTGAGGCGCTTCTTCCTATCCTTCCACCACTCAAATGAAGTTCTTCCTTTAAGCATTCACGTCAACGTTCGGGGGACACATACGTACGCCCTTGCGATGAACGGGATGTATAATGACGTACCTTTTCGCGGAGCCTTGATGGCACATGATGTGCACATGTGATAgtcgagtttttttttttttttttttttaaaaaagtggtAGTATTAAAAACGCAAATGGAAGTATCACTCAGTGGAGGTGTAGTATTGGCTACTCTGCTTTGGGGtgacttccccttttttgttatttaaaCCCACATTCGTTGCAGAATGGAAAGATGAAATCGAAATCAGTTCGGGGGCTTCTAACCAACCACGTGTGATGAGCAATACACAGTTGGCGGGTGTGCCCACCTGGGCCCTCTGCCGCCAGGGGGGAAAGatctcccctcccccaacCCTTtcattatgaaaaaaaaatgggcaccaCAGTGTGCATAGGTAGCGGTGAGAATTGAGAAATTCTTGCGCAGTTGCCTCCGCGGAGGAACGAAGTACTATTGCAGTCGGTGGAGGGGaggccaaatgggggagaaacCTCCCCTCCGCACTGCTCTCCTCACTGCTCTCCTCACTGCTCCTTTTACTGCTCCTTTTACTGCTCCtttcaccgctcccccctcacCGCTCAAGCAAATGGCGGAAGAGCGAGTCGACGTCTCTCGCGCTGTTCGCGCGCGCCTCCCGAATGAAGGCGTGGAGTATCTTCTTCCCCATCTCCCGTATGTACATGCGCATGAAATTTTGGTAAACCCTGTTCTTTAGCTGTGCGGTGTGCGtagggaggggggaagaaacgtGAAGTGGAGTTTCtcgcaaaaggggcagaGCTGCTCCGGCCACTTCGCCACTCCCAGGGTGCCGCCTCCCCATGGGCTGGCCCCATCCCTGCTGACCTACCCGAAAGCTGATGTAAAAGTCCACGTGGATGCAGCCCGGTTTTTCCTCGATAACCCATTCGGTGGTCTGAcggtgtgggggggaagcaacaaTCGCATGTGTCATCACCATTGGCATAGCCGACGACGCGGCGTCCATTTGCGTAGCACCCGTTTGATGTAGGGCCAATTGGCATGATGACCACTCGGgggatttcttttttttttctttccccatttgtgcctACCAAGTGGCTAAACAAATTCGTGTCTGCGCTGGAGACCTgtaaaaagaggggggaaaaaaaagg
This genomic window from Plasmodium vivax chromosome 1, whole genome shotgun sequence contains:
- a CDS encoding proteasome subunit alpha type 6, putative (encoded by transcript PVX_088170A); translation: MVRQSQSMYDRHLTIFSPDGNLYQIEYAIKAVKNTNITSIGVKGEHCAVIISQKKMATQYISQDKLLDYNNITNIYNITDEIGCSMVGMPGDCLSMVYKARIEAAEFLYSNGHNVNVETLCRNICDKIQIFTQHAYMRLHACSGMIIGMDEDNKPGLFKFDPSGFCAGYRACVVGNKEQESISILERLLEKRKKKIQQETLEEDVQNTIILAIEALQTILAFDLKANEIEMAIVSKTNPNFTQISEKEIDNYLTFIAERD
- a CDS encoding hypothetical protein, conserved (encoded by transcript PVX_088165A) — its product is MVKADDGEVGRKGPRDRARNAPSRGRRNKAAEVIPVEEELPDQQGENDQPAHSNILIIGDENLTFSELVIEAYPSAHIYIASTCTELQMDHLLRDLEKRKRRKLQEEAMQQEGATQQEGAAQQGTAQQEGDAPIEKTPFYYTRKFLKEHADKRVYVLFSANLFNLGCHFPSSFFHTVFFVLPGLCYSIRETGLKYNDKVTALRVYYFLICVLIEVIEVCQKNAEIHLFWTTERLAKFVGDEETTELGEKEEAEERVDDGGETKRESIHETLNSLKNLMCSGKGEEEATQQGGDPAGENAAEPNGETAEEPNGETAAEPNGETADEANGETAEEPNVETADEPNGETAEEPAQPHPDPEQEKENEGDSGSTQDKEKAAGEPADELADAPGDEPADAPADAPAEGGGDVCIKLSSYANMYADEEEPGKGSAAGESGEEGGEEGGEEGGEEDDDDGDDDGDDDDDGDDDGDDDDVTRFSHLFDAEAKNKKESPAAGQKQPCETSQVVTYVVSSPDGEDAKEKKISQMNIAKFPLLYHVDIGKVMKLFAFDEQSEHGEKQQQEEEEEKETTQSAEAGEEKKPKVDLNSVAEKYVPVIYGSHFTHNAFLSNCAFFSFVLKKKKIIIPEEMALILEPNFTREFPVESYSFLKRKFLQEFQEKVKSCTTIKDQLNHISQMRYKLYVQHVRNSVSGGGRRSHLSYYLFQAELNSQMRRGAPSGGKAVQGEKSAVGEGVTGEEALTGEEAPTGEEAPTGEEAPTGEAAPTGEEAPTGEEAPTGEEAPTGEDAPTGEDAPTGEDAPTGEAAPMGEDATPADIPTADAATADTPTADTATANLATADKLWKCIFSPLDFFHASENMSAYFEYYINVKRKKKGGRRHVCNLAIKFAGGRKSYANDYHGKKYSKRMVGGSYRNSSYYSSAYEMKKKPPLLPTPLNETSNGHSARGSSVHGAKGAGGASAGKGTGSMSSKGGHLLNKGSPNGVYKHAVHSSSYGYGHQASYGSHNYGGNKYGGGGGSYGSGSNYGGGRSYGGGGSYGGGGSYGGGGSYGGGGSYGGDGSYGGDGSYGGGGNYGGGNYGGSGNYGGGGGHYNAHSYSSHNKFYRSDKMGRSGTANSYENRRDDKGMKYNKSDNQRSNRNSSAAYHSGPYGSGGVGGGGDGAGSVSSFHEPSRAYGSSVHHGSYGYNRSARGDVREELRSDARGDPRNDPRGDPRGDPRSDPRGDLRNDPRSDPRNDPRNDPRNDSKGAKRRRDDSYETRRGLAAESYSHKRYEKRGRNSDYEAKHQMDDRRSDNHHRGAKINAEMQDPYASTKDSTNKYYDGSNYSINSSDKNAWMMPPPPPGVPPAYEGQAHQKMRSYYNAEDSQQ